A segment of the Hallerella succinigenes genome:
TCATTGATACGAGCCTGTTTGGCAGAGTCGAGAGCCATGCTCTTTTCGAACTTTGCCATGTCGAGGCCGATTTCCTTTGCGACTTTCTTAAACGTTTCTGGATTGAGTTCGCGGTTCTTGTCGGCAAGCGCATAGCGGTATTCCCAGAACTTGCCCTGTTCCTGAGCGGCCATGGTGGCGGCTGCTGCACCCGGAGCGTCCTTGTGGAAGCTGAGCGGGAAGTGCTTGAATACGAACTTGATTTCGTCCTTGTGCTTATTCATCAAGTCGTGGATCGTCGGAGCGATACGGGCGCAGTACGGGCATTGGAATTCAGAAAATTCGACGATCGTGAGGAGAGGATCCTTGGTGTTGCCGAAGACCGGGCTTGTGCCGACCGGGATGTCCCATACCTTGTTATCGGCTTCCATTTCGGCTTTCATCTGTTCAATGGAAAGACCACGCTTTTCGAGACCATACTTAAGAATTTCGAATTCTTCGTGCATGGTCTTGACTTCGGCGGCAAGACTGTCGAGCTTTGTACCCTTCGAACCGTCTGTTTTGCCACTTGCCGAAGCTTCGTTGCATGCGGAAAGGGAAATAAGCAGAGCTGCACTGAGTGCCAACGAGAAAGATTTCATGAAATGATCCTTTTTAAAATTTCGTTTTTAAAATATATAAAAGGCGGTCTGTCGGTACCCGATTTTTGAATATTCGGTTGCCGAATGAACCGTCTTAGAAAAAGAAAATTTACACAACAATCCGGATTACTTTGCACTCGCCACGTAAGCCTTGATTGCGTCGCGAATCTTCGTGAATACGAGACGGAGTTCGTCTTCATCTTCTTCGAGGAGCGTGATGCGGAAGCCTTCGAGTTCGCTGCAGAAGCTGCTGATCGGAACGACACAGACGCCGGTCGTCGCAAGCAGGTAGTACACAAAGCGGTAGTCTTCGCTCTTGACGTTTGCCGTCCACTGATTCACAAGCGACTTGATCTTCGGATCTTCGATCGGAAGGGACTGGCGAGAGTTCAAAACGCCCGGCTTGAAGACGATTGTATTGTAGAATGCGCCGTAGGTCGGGTTGAAGTAAAGTTCCGGAACGTCGGAAAGAATTTCATTGATGACCGCGCTACGGCGTCCAATGCGTTCGTTCAGAGCCTGACGGTGCGCCGAATAGCGGGAGTCGCCGAGAATCTTTGGAATTGTGAGCTGCGGAATCGTCGTCGAGCAGACTTCGATCATTTTCGCGTTGTCGATCGCACGGCAGAACGCATCGAACTCAGGGTCCTTGTCGCGGTTGTAGTATTCGACCCAGCCGCAACGAGCGCCCGGCCACGGATACTGCTTGGAAATGCCGTTCATGGAAATTCCCGGGACGTCGCCGATGTAAGTAGCGAGCGGATACGCATGGGCTCCGTTGTACGTGATCTTGCTGTAGATTTCGTCGCAGATGATGCAGAGTTTATAGTCCTTTGCGATCTTCACCATCTTTTCGAGGTATTCAAGAGGATAGACCATGCCGGTCGGATTGTCCGGGTTCAAAATCAAAATGCCGGCCACGTTCGGGTTGTACTTGACCTTGTTCTCCAGTTCTTCGAGGTCCGGGAGCCAATGGTTTTCTGGACGGAGGTGGTACACGAGCGGGGAAGAGTGCGCATGGGCTGCTTCCGCGGAACTGTGGGTGCTGTAAGCTGGGGACGGTCCAATGATGCGGGTCGTCATCGACAGCTGGCTGTAGATGGTCGAAATGGCGTCACCGAGGCCGTTGAAGAAGAGGATGTCTTCCGGCGTGATCTGCACGCCGCCGAGCTTGTTCGTTTCGTTCGCAATGAATTCGCGGGTGGAAAGAAGTCCCTTGGACGGGCAGTAGGCGTAGCTGTTGTTTTCCTTGGCGAGGTCGCTGACGATTTCTTTGATCCATTCCGGGATCTGGCAATGCTTTTGAATCGGGTCGCCGATGTTTTCCCAGTGGATCTTGAGACCGAGTGCCTTTAACTGATTGGCCTTCTTGACAATCTCACGGATTTCGTACGAGAGCTCTTTTGCACCTTCAGTTAAAAGTCGTTTACGCATAATTTGTGTCTCCGATAAATTTCGAATTGAATAGACGATTGTAAATCTAATTAAAAGAAATTTTGGTTGTTTGTTTGTTGGGGGTAAAGTGAATATTTTTCCACTGGCATGGAGGGGTTACCGTGGCACGGGCGGCTCGCATGCTCGGCGGGAATCAAGGTAAGGGCCCATTCAGAGTTGCGAACTCCTTCCTCGCATCCAACCCCGTGGCCATGCTATAGTCCGGGCGTTTGGGCGGTGCGCCTTTTGCCTGTGTGGATGAAAAATGTTTGTGTTTTGCTGTGGAAGAAATCATGGAACCTCGGTGGATGAAAAAGCTTAAAATGAAAAAAGGACAGTCAAAATCGACTGTCCTCAAAACTTGGATTCTAAATTCGCACTAGGCGGATTGGAGTCTCATTTCTGTGGACGGTCGAACACTAGCTCGGGCTGCTGCCGCGCTTGTTGCAATGGCTGCTGCTATGATGTTCTGTCCAAAAGAATGATTCATACGTTTTTAATTTAGTACAAGTTCTTAGAGATTGCAAGGGCTTTCTTCGCCGAAAATTTCGATGCGCTTGTACTGCTTGATCTTCTTGTCTTCGGTGATGCCGTTCTCGGCGAGGTACTTGTTCAGCGCTTGTAAGATGAGGTCCTGCGTGTGTTTGGGCACGGGCTTCTTGCCGAGGCGCGCCTTTTGCACCATCTTGTGGTTTAGGTTGAGGGGGAGCATTTCAACCAAGGCGTGGTTCGGTGCGTTCAGGGATTGGAGAATTTCGTCGAGTTTGGTCATGATAGTCTTGCCTGTTGAGCGTTTTGCGAAGCAAATTTAGTTTCTATATTGAGACCATGCAAAAATTGGATTCTCTTTTTCAGCGCTATCCGCTGTTCCGCTTTATTCCTGCTGTACTGTTGCTCGCGATGATATTTCGCACCTCTTCGATCGATGGGGATGGCATGGACTGGCTTGTGCCACCGTTCGATAAATTTTTGCATGCCGGAACATTCGGCGCGTTGGCGATCTTTTTTGGACTGTGGTTCACGAATGCCCGTTGGGAAAAGAACCGTCTGATCGTGGCGCTTTATTGCGTCGGGCTTTGTCTTTTGGCAGGTGTCCTTGACGAATACCATCAGAGCTTTGTGCCCGGACGGAGCGTTTCTGTTGGCGACATCATCGCGGACGTATTCGGCGGCACTTGTGGAATCACGCTTTACGCTTTGGTAAAACCTTGGAAGCGTTTACGCATTTTTCGGGAAGATTCCAAGCTGCTGGAATAGATTATCCGTGGCAGAAGAGAATCATGCAAACAACAAGGATCAGGATGATGATGGGGAGAATCTTCAGGAGTAATGTGATTGCGCAAGCATCCTCAATTCTTCCCGATCCGAAAATCATGACCAGGGCAAGTACAATTAGAAACGTTACTAGCATGAATTAATAATGTTCCGGCTTCATGACGATGAGGATTGCATCGACGATGATTCCCACACCGAGAAGCCCGCCCGTGCACAGCCAAAGAATTCCCGTCCAGATTTTACCTTCGTAAAAACGGTGCAGTCCCAGATAGCCGAGCAGAATGCAGAGGGCGAGGGCTATCCACTTATTATGTTCTCCTTCACGAGGCATAGATTCTCCTTTTTTCCTAAATCTACAAAGTTTTGGTCGTTTTGCCTTTTAAGGATGGCTCTGTATAAATTTAGATTGGATTCAAGAATGCTGAAAGATGAGGTTTATCGGTATTTAACGAGGATTCCCCACGGGAAGGTGGTGACGTATGGTCAGATCGCCGATTCCTTGGGAAATAAAAAACTCGCACGGGCGGTGGGAAACGTTTTGCACAATAATCCGGACCCGGTGAAATATCCTTGTTACAAAGTTGTGAATGCAACAGGAGTACTTTCAAGACATTTTGCTTTCGGCGGAATCGAAGGCCAAAAGGTGCGTCTCCAAGAAGACGGCGTGGAAGTCATCGGAGACCGAGTCGATCTTTTGAAGTTTCAGTTTCGCGAATAAAATAATAAAGCCCTTCATAACGAAGGACTTGATTTTTGTCTTCTATAAAAATGATTAAGGTGCGATCTTTCCAAGCATCACGACTTCGCGTTCCAGTTTGAACTTGTGGCCACTGTTTTCGTAAACGCGCTGGATCACGAGTTCGGTCAAATCGTAAACGTCCTTGGCCGTTGCGTTGCCTGTGTTCACGATAAAGCCAGCGTGCTTGGTCGAAACCTGAGCACCGCCGACGCTCGTGCCCTTGAGGCCTGCTTCATCGATGAGGGTACCAGCGTATCCGCCGACCGGACGCTTGAACATGGAACCCGCGTTCGGGAGGTCGAGCGGCTGTTTCGTCTTGCGGGATTCCATTACCTTCTTCTGGGCTTCGACGAGTTCGTCTGCGTTGGCCGGAGTCAGCTTGAAGGTCGCTTCGAGAATGATCTTTTTCGTATTCTGGAATACGGACTTGCGGTAGCCGAACTGGCATTCTTCGAAGGAGTAATCCTTAATGGAACCGTCTTCTTCAAGAACCTTGATGGAGACGATATGCTGACCGGTTTCCTGGTCGTAGGCGCCTGCGTTCATGTAAAGAGCACCGCCGAGGGTAGCCGGGATGCCCGCGAGCAAGTGGATGCCTGCAAGTCCAAGCGTTGCGCTCTTGCGAGCGAGGAGTGTCAGCGGGGCGCCAGCCTTGGCAACCAGAGTATCGTTTTCAAACTTGAAATCGCTGAAACCCTTACCGAGCTTGATGATGAGTCCGTCGTAACCTTCGTCCGAAGCGAGGATGTTCGATCCGCAACCGATGACAAAATATGGAAGATTCTTTTCGGCTGCGAACTTTTTTGCGGCGACGAGGTCTTCGAAGGTGTCCGGTTTGTAGAAATAACGGGCTGTACCACCGATTCGGAAGGTAGTAAGCTTTTTCAATTCAACATTTTCGAGTATATTGTTTAGTAATCCCATATTTTAAAAATACATAATATGATATGACGGCGGAACGTATCGATTTAGAGGCTTTAAAAAGCACAATTTCTATCACCCAGGTGGCTGAACGCTTGGGTCATTCGGTCGTACGAGGCAAAATTCGCTGTCCGTATGCGATGCGACATGCCCATGGGGACCGTACCCCCAGCGTTTCGATTTCGGAATCCAAGGGGCTTTTTAATTGTTGGGTATGCCCGGATGTGCGTGGCGACGTCATCAAATTGGTGGAAATTTCCAAAAATTTGGACTTTAAGGGCGCCATCAGCTGGCTGCAGAATGAGTTCGGCATGCCGACGGGGAATTCGAACGAAGCCTTACCCATGCCGATGATCAAAGTTGTTCACAAGGCTCCTGAACCGGAAATCGATCCGATCCTTCGGGCAAAAATCATCCTCGCTTTTTTTGAAAAGCTCTCGCCGGTGGAAGGTTCTCCTGCGGCGCCTTGGCTTATAAAGCGCCGAATTTTCAAAAAAACCTGGGAAAAGATGCGCTTGCGCGTGATTACCGACTACGACCGGGTGAACCGTTCCTTGCTCGATCAGTTCGGACTTGAAGTTTTGCAGAAAGCGGGCCTTTTTAATGATAAGGGAAACCTGCGCTATTATAAACATCGTCTGCTTTTTCCGTATCTCGATACGAAGGTGATTCCGCGTTTTTTTCAGGCGCGGTCCATTGAACCGGATACGCAGCCGAAGGAATTAAACTTGCGCGGTCAGGTGCCGTTCCCGTTTCACGTTTCGTTGCTCGATGGTGAACCTGGGTGGATTTACCTGTGCGAAGGCTGCGTGGATACGCTCACGATGATCGATCGCGGGTTCCCGGCTGTGGGAATTCCGGGGGTCAAATCCTTTAAGCCAGAATGGGCTAACCTCTTTAAAAACAAGAACGTTATTGTATGCTTGGACCAGGACGAGGCTGGCAGGGCTATGACTCGTGTCGTGGTGGATGTTTTGCAAAAGGCGGGCATCAAGGCGTCTCCGCTTGGCGAAGGCATCACGGTCGAAAGTTTTAAAATGGCGGAAGGGCAGGACATCAATTCCTGGTTCGGCGGAAAAAAGTAATCCGCCCTTTACTATATTCGTGCCTGTGAAGCCTTCTCAATTAAAACAAAAAATAGTCGACTTCTGGAAGTCGCTTCCGCAGGGTTTGCGGACGGCTCTTTCGGTCATCGCTTGCGCTTTGAAATGGATTTACCGTATTGTGGACCGTTTGGTGCGGATCGCGCTGCTCGGTTTGATGTTGTATGCGATTGCATTTACTGTGGTGATGTCCGTCCTTTTGTATAAAGGTTTCGTTTACTGCTACGACATTTACGATAATGTGAAGCAGCTCGAATTTACGAACCCGGAAATGAGCCGTTACATGGAGGCTCTGGTCGATTCGAATCCGGCAACGCAGATCAAGCATCGCTTTGTGCCTCTCGACAGCATTAGCCCGTATTTGCGGAAGGCGGTGATCGCAAGCGAAGACGCGGGCTTCTACTATCATCCGGGCTTCGATGTGCGTGCGATTGCGGAAGCTCTCGATGCGAACCGCTATTATGGCAAGACCAAGTTCGGCGCTAGTACGATTACCCAACAGCTTGCAAAGAACCTTTTCCTTTCGAGCGAACGTTCGTGGGAACGCAAGTTCAAGGAGCTCGCCTATGCGCTTCTCATGGAAAAGATTCTCGGCAAGGATCGCATTCTTGAACTGTATTTGAATTACGCCCAATGGGGCCCGAATATTTTTGGCTGCGAAATGGCGAGCCAGGCATATTTTAAAAAGAGCGCTTACAAGTTGAACCTTGACCAGTCAATCAATATGGCTGCGGTCCTTGCAAGCCCCGGAAAACATAATCCGAATGGACGTTACAGCCGCTTTATGGCGAGTCGCCGTTCGGTGATTTACCAGAATATGTTCCCCCGACGCGACAGCTTGAAGGTGGACAGCTTGAAGGCTTTGAACACACCGCCAGATTCGTCGGCAGCAAGTGGGGAAACAAGCGTTTCGAACTGATTTTGCGTGAAATCAATCACGTTTAGTAACCCCATGGCTTGGCGATTATGTAGTGCCGTCGTTCTATGCCTTGTATAACTCCGTTCTGCTGCGGTGGATTTTGATTTTCTATATTTATTCTGTAAATCAACAAAGGATTTTATATGCGCAATGAGTTCGAAAGCCCGCTGATCAAGCGTTATGCCTCCAAGGAAATGAGTTTCATCTTCAGTCCGCAGTACAAGTTCGAGACTTGGCGTAAGCTGTGGATCTATCTCGCCGAATCCGAAATGGAACTTGGTCTTCCGATTACACAGGAACAGGTGGACGAACTCAAGTCACACGCAACGGACATCAACTTTGACGTGGCGGAAGCGGAAGAAAAGCGTCGCCGTCATGACGTGATGAGCCACGTTTACGCTTACGGTGTTCAGTGCCCGAAGGCTAAGGGCATTATTCACCTTGGTGCGACGTCCGCATTCGTCGGTGACAATACCGATTTGATCCAGATGAAGCAGGGCCTTATCCTTGTGCGCAAGCGCCTTTGCCGTGTGATGGACAAGCTTTCCAAGTTTGCGATGGAATACAAGGACATGCCGCAGCTCGGTGCAACGCACTTCCAAGCGGCACAACTCACGACTGTGGGCAAGCGCGCTTGCCTTTGGCTGCAGGACATGCTGATTGACCTCGAAGAATTGAATTTCCTCATTAAGGTCCTTCCGTTCCGCGGCGTGAAGGGTACGACCGGTACGCAGGCAAGCTTCATGGACCTCTTCAACGGCGACGAAGAAAAGATCATGGAACTCGACCGTCGTGTGACTGAAAAGGCTGGCTTCGAACGCGTTCTCACCATCACCGGCCAGACCTACACCCGCAAGTGGGATAACCGCGTAAACCAGGTGCTCAGTTCCATCGCTCAGTCTCTGCACAAGTTCGCCACCGACATGCGCCTGATGCAGGGCGTGAAGGAAGTGGAAGAACCGTTCGAAAAGACGCAGATCGGCTCCAGCGCCATGGCTTACAAGCGTAACCCGATGAGGAGCGAACGCATTTGCTCCCTCGCTCGTTTCGTGATGGCTCAAGTGAACAGCACCGCCTTCACCCAGGCAACGCAGTGGTTCGAACGCACCCTCGACGATAGCGCAAACAAGCGTCTCGCCATTCCGGAAGCGTTCCTCGCCATGGATGCCATGCTCATCATCGCCGAGAACGTCACCAACGGCCTCGTCGTTTACCCGAAGGTCATCGAAAAGCGCATCATGGCCGAACTTCCGTTCATGGCTACCGAAAACATCATCATGGAAGGAGTCAAGAACGGTGGCGACCGTCAGGAACTCCACGAAGAAATCCGCGTGATGAGTATGGAAGCGGGCAAGGTCGTGAAGGAACAGGGCAAGGATAACGATCTCCTTGAACGCGTTCTCAAAAATGAAAAGTTCCAGAAGCTCGGTATCACTGAAGCGAAGCTCAAGGAAATCCTCGACCTCCGCAAGTTCGTGGGCCGCGCTCCGGGGCAGGTGGTGAAGTTTGTCGGCGACGAAGTTCTTCCGGCGATTGAAGCCGTTCCTGATTGGAATGTTTTGGATGCCGGTGAACTGAAGGTCTAAGCCATTTTCCCTATAACACGTCGCGATTCGTCGTTGCTCGGGCTTTTACATACGGAAAGTACGCTGCAATCCTTCGTGCCTTGTCTTGCTCGGTTCTAAAAATAGAGTAAGGCTCAGTTTTAAGGAAATGTGAAAACGGTGGAATGCAAGTTTCGCCGTTTTTTGTTTGGGTGGAATTAGCGTTTGCCGATTTCGCGTGGGTGGAAGGTGCGGTGTTCTTCCTGAATCATCTGGTCGCTGATGTGCGTATAGATCTGCGTGGTGGTCACGTTTGCGTGTCCGAGCAGTTCCTGTAAAACGCGCAGGTCCATACCGGCTTCAAGACAGTGCGTCGCGAAGCTGTGGCGGAATGTGTGCGGCGTAACATGCTTGTTCAAGTGCGCGGTGTATTTTTGAATCAGCTTCCACGCTCCCATGCGGGTCATTTTGCCGCCGCGGGAATTTAAGATGATGGTATCGGATTTAGGAGAAAGTGCAAGTCGCGGCCCCTGCATCCAGGCCTTTAAATTTTCTTTCGCCTTTTCGCCGAGCGGGACGAGCCTTTGCTTGTTTCCCTTGCCGATCGGTGTAATCCATTCGTTTTCGAAGTCAATGTCTTGAATGCGAATGGAAAGCGCTTCTGCAATGCGGAGCCCTTCTGAATAAAGTAATTCAAGAAGCGCCGTGTCGCGTTCCGGAGCCTTGGAAAGTTCCTGAATTTTTTCAAAGATGCTATCGACTTCTTCTCGGGTCAGGCACTGTGGCAGGTAATGGCCGATGCGCGGGGTCGCGAGCAGGCTGTCGGTGGAGTAGGGGAATACCTTTTCACGCAAAAGGAATTTGAGGAATCCGCGAAGGCTCGAAAAGTGCCTTGCCACGGAAGTCGGACTGTAGTCTTCTCTGCCGGCGATTTGCGTCAAAAATTCGTCTAGGTTTTCGGGCTTGAGATCGCTGATTTTGGACTCGCGTTCGTCTGCCCAGTACACAAAATGGCGCAGGTCTTCTTCGTAGCTCTGGATTGTAGCTTGGGACAGATTACGTTCTACGCCCAAGAACGAGAGATAAGAATCTAACCATTCACCATTTTCCATGATTTCCAAAATATATTTAACTCTGAATAAGAAAAAATTTGATTATTTCTTGCAAATTCCCCTTGCCACTCGTTTTTGCTTTTTTTATAATTGTGCGCGTCGATGACGACATGGATGATTAGCTCAGTTGGTAGAGCAGCTGACTCTTAATCAGCGGGTCGCAGGTTCGACCCCTGCATCATCCACGAAACAAATACCAACGTTCGCGTAAGCACCGTCCTTTAGGCTTTGGCTGCAGCGGACACGGACGATTAGCTCAGTTGGTAGAGCAGCTGACTCTTAATCAGCGGGTCGCAGGTTCGACCCCTGCATCGTCCATAAAGCCCCTTTTTGAACAGAAAAGGGGCTTTTTCTTTGCGTTCAGAAAAATCGGCAGGGACGGAACGAAGTCCGGAAACGGTAATTTTTAGAATCTGCAAAGTCGGGCTCCGGAGAATGGGACGGCAAGGAACGGATTCTCTTTTTCACCATTAAAAAATTTGATGTAAGCCAGAGTAAGCTTCATTTATGCAATAGAAATATTAAACGTTTTTCATGGACGGTCGCCCGTTCGACTTTTACACGGGTTTCAAGGCTTCGTATTCGAAACCTAGAGCCTGGAAAGCGGTGAACGCCTCGTCCACGAAGCAGTCGAGCACGGATGTATAACCGGCTCCGTCCATTCCATTGAACCGCTCGAGTTCGAGATCGAGTACGTCGAGAAGAACAAGAAGTATACCACCAGGGAAGTAGCGAAGAAGGCGTACGAGAAGGCGCTCGCGGGCGTCAAGTTCCAGAAGGGCGTTCGACAAGGCCGAAAAGCGTGCCGCAGAGGTAAACAGTCCCTCGGAACTGTTGGGTAGAGATTCTTTGTTATTTATAACTAATGGTAACGGTCCATTCCAAATCGCAATCTTCTGCTTCGCTGTCGTTTTGCATAATGGGTGTATCGATCTTGTTACCAGCGTCATGAATGATGTAGGAATAGCCCGAAGAATGAATCACATTTGCTTCAATAACGTTGCGTTCAAATACAATTGGGCAAATGTAAATCTTATTCACGCCGCCAGAAAAAACTTTTGTGAAATATTGGTGCCCGGTCCATTTGCCAACATCTTCTCCGATTTTGAACACGTCGGTCTGTACGGAGTCTACCAGTTTGTCGTCTGCATAAGTTTTGATTTGGAATTTAACGCCAGGATCGCCATCTGAATAATTTCCTTTGTGAGAGTTGTATTCTTCCCAGTTGTCGGAAACCTGTTTGAATAAGGTGAGATCAATTTCTACTGTAAATTCCTTGTACAAGAAAGACTCTTTTTCATCCTTGTATTCGGTTTCCATGGACGAACTATAGTAAACAGTTTGGTCAATCACTGAACTACTTGAGTAAACAGTTTGGTCAATCACTGAACTACTGGAGGATTTTACAGCGCTCACCCATGTGTAGTTGCCGTTTTTATTGCTACAGGTGTAATCTTCGCCTTCTTCAGAAACGTATAATGTTTCGTTTTTGTTTTTGCTAGAACATTCGCCAAGTTCATAAACTGTTTTAACGCTTGTTCTTTCGGCGCTAGAACTGCTTTCTTCGTAGCTTGTTTCTGCGTTTGTTGAGGAACTGCTGTCATTGCCGCAAGCGGCAATGAACGATAATACGAGAATGCTCGCAAAGCCTGAGATGAATTTTGCTTTCATATTGTCTCCGTTTTGAAAAATTCAACTGCGGAGTCCGTCTTGTTCAAGGATGCTGTCCAAACAAAAAAAGTGTGGAATCGCAGGTGCCCTAAACAGCTGAGGTAACGACCAAGTAAACCTTATCGTCTAATAGGCACAAACGACCCACACCACGAGGTGTGAGTAATCGGCCTTATTCCTAGACGATGAATTTGTGGTCGTTTTTCAGCTGTCCGAATAAGAGCGAACTCTAAACTATGTCAATGCAAATATAATAAAAAAATGTCGATTTCCAATTTTTGAGAACACTTAAGTGTTGACATCCGCATGACGACCCGGCGATCATTCCGTTGCTGAAAATGTCAAGGGCCGTCCGTTAGGCGGAAAGACTTTACGAGCAGCGGATAATGCGTCCGATGCGCAGAATGGACTTTTTGCCAAGGCCGTTCAGTTTGCGAAGACGGCTAACGGTCGTATGGTACTTGCGGGCGATCTTTCCGAGCGTATCGCCTCGGCGCACCTTGTGGTAA
Coding sequences within it:
- the purB gene encoding adenylosuccinate lyase, producing the protein MRNEFESPLIKRYASKEMSFIFSPQYKFETWRKLWIYLAESEMELGLPITQEQVDELKSHATDINFDVAEAEEKRRRHDVMSHVYAYGVQCPKAKGIIHLGATSAFVGDNTDLIQMKQGLILVRKRLCRVMDKLSKFAMEYKDMPQLGATHFQAAQLTTVGKRACLWLQDMLIDLEELNFLIKVLPFRGVKGTTGTQASFMDLFNGDEEKIMELDRRVTEKAGFERVLTITGQTYTRKWDNRVNQVLSSIAQSLHKFATDMRLMQGVKEVEEPFEKTQIGSSAMAYKRNPMRSERICSLARFVMAQVNSTAFTQATQWFERTLDDSANKRLAIPEAFLAMDAMLIIAENVTNGLVVYPKVIEKRIMAELPFMATENIIMEGVKNGGDRQELHEEIRVMSMEAGKVVKEQGKDNDLLERVLKNEKFQKLGITEAKLKEILDLRKFVGRAPGQVVKFVGDEVLPAIEAVPDWNVLDAGELKV
- a CDS encoding VanZ family protein produces the protein MQKLDSLFQRYPLFRFIPAVLLLAMIFRTSSIDGDGMDWLVPPFDKFLHAGTFGALAIFFGLWFTNARWEKNRLIVALYCVGLCLLAGVLDEYHQSFVPGRSVSVGDIIADVFGGTCGITLYALVKPWKRLRIFREDSKLLE
- a CDS encoding MGMT family protein — translated: MLKDEVYRYLTRIPHGKVVTYGQIADSLGNKKLARAVGNVLHNNPDPVKYPCYKVVNATGVLSRHFAFGGIEGQKVRLQEDGVEVIGDRVDLLKFQFRE
- the mtgA gene encoding monofunctional biosynthetic peptidoglycan transglycosylase; the protein is MKPSQLKQKIVDFWKSLPQGLRTALSVIACALKWIYRIVDRLVRIALLGLMLYAIAFTVVMSVLLYKGFVYCYDIYDNVKQLEFTNPEMSRYMEALVDSNPATQIKHRFVPLDSISPYLRKAVIASEDAGFYYHPGFDVRAIAEALDANRYYGKTKFGASTITQQLAKNLFLSSERSWERKFKELAYALLMEKILGKDRILELYLNYAQWGPNIFGCEMASQAYFKKSAYKLNLDQSINMAAVLASPGKHNPNGRYSRFMASRRSVIYQNMFPRRDSLKVDSLKALNTPPDSSAASGETSVSN
- a CDS encoding pyridoxal phosphate-dependent aminotransferase, with protein sequence MRKRLLTEGAKELSYEIREIVKKANQLKALGLKIHWENIGDPIQKHCQIPEWIKEIVSDLAKENNSYAYCPSKGLLSTREFIANETNKLGGVQITPEDILFFNGLGDAISTIYSQLSMTTRIIGPSPAYSTHSSAEAAHAHSSPLVYHLRPENHWLPDLEELENKVKYNPNVAGILILNPDNPTGMVYPLEYLEKMVKIAKDYKLCIICDEIYSKITYNGAHAYPLATYIGDVPGISMNGISKQYPWPGARCGWVEYYNRDKDPEFDAFCRAIDNAKMIEVCSTTIPQLTIPKILGDSRYSAHRQALNERIGRRSAVINEILSDVPELYFNPTYGAFYNTIVFKPGVLNSRQSLPIEDPKIKSLVNQWTANVKSEDYRFVYYLLATTGVCVVPISSFCSELEGFRITLLEEDEDELRLVFTKIRDAIKAYVASAK
- a CDS encoding DsbA family protein, whose product is MKSFSLALSAALLISLSACNEASASGKTDGSKGTKLDSLAAEVKTMHEEFEILKYGLEKRGLSIEQMKAEMEADNKVWDIPVGTSPVFGNTKDPLLTIVEFSEFQCPYCARIAPTIHDLMNKHKDEIKFVFKHFPLSFHKDAPGAAAATMAAQEQGKFWEYRYALADKNRELNPETFKKVAKEIGLDMAKFEKSMALDSAKQARINEDFQLGVKVGVQGTPNFYINGKRQDRFSPDLVEKLLKEAKEQKK
- a CDS encoding toprim domain-containing protein; the encoded protein is MTAERIDLEALKSTISITQVAERLGHSVVRGKIRCPYAMRHAHGDRTPSVSISESKGLFNCWVCPDVRGDVIKLVEISKNLDFKGAISWLQNEFGMPTGNSNEALPMPMIKVVHKAPEPEIDPILRAKIILAFFEKLSPVEGSPAAPWLIKRRIFKKTWEKMRLRVITDYDRVNRSLLDQFGLEVLQKAGLFNDKGNLRYYKHRLLFPYLDTKVIPRFFQARSIEPDTQPKELNLRGQVPFPFHVSLLDGEPGWIYLCEGCVDTLTMIDRGFPAVGIPGVKSFKPEWANLFKNKNVIVCLDQDEAGRAMTRVVVDVLQKAGIKASPLGEGITVESFKMAEGQDINSWFGGKK
- a CDS encoding tyrosine recombinase; translated protein: MENGEWLDSYLSFLGVERNLSQATIQSYEEDLRHFVYWADERESKISDLKPENLDEFLTQIAGREDYSPTSVARHFSSLRGFLKFLLREKVFPYSTDSLLATPRIGHYLPQCLTREEVDSIFEKIQELSKAPERDTALLELLYSEGLRIAEALSIRIQDIDFENEWITPIGKGNKQRLVPLGEKAKENLKAWMQGPRLALSPKSDTIILNSRGGKMTRMGAWKLIQKYTAHLNKHVTPHTFRHSFATHCLEAGMDLRVLQELLGHANVTTTQIYTHISDQMIQEEHRTFHPREIGKR
- the murB gene encoding UDP-N-acetylmuramate dehydrogenase, giving the protein MGLLNNILENVELKKLTTFRIGGTARYFYKPDTFEDLVAAKKFAAEKNLPYFVIGCGSNILASDEGYDGLIIKLGKGFSDFKFENDTLVAKAGAPLTLLARKSATLGLAGIHLLAGIPATLGGALYMNAGAYDQETGQHIVSIKVLEEDGSIKDYSFEECQFGYRKSVFQNTKKIILEATFKLTPANADELVEAQKKVMESRKTKQPLDLPNAGSMFKRPVGGYAGTLIDEAGLKGTSVGGAQVSTKHAGFIVNTGNATAKDVYDLTELVIQRVYENSGHKFKLEREVVMLGKIAP
- a CDS encoding TM2 domain-containing protein encodes the protein MPREGEHNKWIALALCILLGYLGLHRFYEGKIWTGILWLCTGGLLGVGIIVDAILIVMKPEHY